Proteins from one Setaria italica strain Yugu1 chromosome V, Setaria_italica_v2.0, whole genome shotgun sequence genomic window:
- the LOC101770312 gene encoding uncharacterized protein LOC101770312 isoform X1: MGVREEFDSLRKRLLHDSPNLTMVRAFSKLIAEETRLRSMSVASMSVSHSVLAASQKFSTPKGTSSDPCKHCGKTGHSPENCFPQYLEKLAEFRACRAARTGRGRGTTPTPKGAVSVAATASVGALVSSWVLDSGASFHVILDQSQLVGCKAVTEGTSIQTADGSSNKDCGWDWPSP, from the exons ATGGGAGTAAGGGAAGAATTTGATTCTCTTCGTAAAAGGCTGTTACATGATTCTCCTAACTTAACCATGGTACGTGCTTTCTCTAAGTTAATTGCTGAAGAGACTCGCCTTCGGTCTATGTCTGTTGCATCTATGTCAGTATCTCACAGTGTGTTGGCAGCTTCTCAGAAGTTCAGTACACCTAAAGGTACTTCTTCAGATCCTTGTAAGCACTGTGGCAAGACTGGTCATTCTCCAGAGAACTGTTTCCCTCAGTATCTAGAGAAGCTGGCTGAGTTTCGTGCTTGTCGAGCTGCTAGGACTGGTCGTGGACGTGGTACTACTCCTACTCCAAAAGGTGCAGTGTCTGTTGCTGCTACCGCTTCTGTTGGTGCGCTGGTCTCATCTTGGGTACTTGACTCAGGGGCTTCTTTTCATGTGATATTGGATCAGTCCCAGCTTGTTGGTTGCAAGGCAGTTACTGAAGGTACTTCTATCCAGACAGCTGATG GATCGTCGAACAAGGACTGTGGTTGGGACTGGCCATCGCCGTAG
- the LOC101770312 gene encoding uncharacterized protein LOC101770312 isoform X4, whose translation MGVREEFDSLRKRLLHDSPNLTMVRAFSKLIAEETRLRSMSVASMSVSHSVLAASQKFSTPKGTSSDPCKHCGKTGHSPENCFPQYLEKLAEFRACRAARTGRGRGASFHVILDQSQLVGCKAVTEGTSIQTADGSSNKDCGWDWPSP comes from the exons ATGGGAGTAAGGGAAGAATTTGATTCTCTTCGTAAAAGGCTGTTACATGATTCTCCTAACTTAACCATGGTACGTGCTTTCTCTAAGTTAATTGCTGAAGAGACTCGCCTTCGGTCTATGTCTGTTGCATCTATGTCAGTATCTCACAGTGTGTTGGCAGCTTCTCAGAAGTTCAGTACACCTAAAGGTACTTCTTCAGATCCTTGTAAGCACTGTGGCAAGACTGGTCATTCTCCAGAGAACTGTTTCCCTCAGTATCTAGAGAAGCTGGCTGAGTTTCGTGCTTGTCGAGCTGCTAGGACTGGTCGTGGACGTG GGGCTTCTTTTCATGTGATATTGGATCAGTCCCAGCTTGTTGGTTGCAAGGCAGTTACTGAAGGTACTTCTATCCAGACAGCTGATG GATCGTCGAACAAGGACTGTGGTTGGGACTGGCCATCGCCGTAG
- the LOC101770312 gene encoding uncharacterized protein LOC101770312 isoform X6 has translation MGVREEFDSLRKRLLHDSPNLTMVRAFSKLIAEETRLRSMSVASMSVSHSVLAASQKFSTPKGTSSDPCKHCGKTGHSPENCFPQYLEKLAEFRACRAARTGRGRGASFHVILDQSQLVGCKAVTEGSSNKDCGWDWPSP, from the exons ATGGGAGTAAGGGAAGAATTTGATTCTCTTCGTAAAAGGCTGTTACATGATTCTCCTAACTTAACCATGGTACGTGCTTTCTCTAAGTTAATTGCTGAAGAGACTCGCCTTCGGTCTATGTCTGTTGCATCTATGTCAGTATCTCACAGTGTGTTGGCAGCTTCTCAGAAGTTCAGTACACCTAAAGGTACTTCTTCAGATCCTTGTAAGCACTGTGGCAAGACTGGTCATTCTCCAGAGAACTGTTTCCCTCAGTATCTAGAGAAGCTGGCTGAGTTTCGTGCTTGTCGAGCTGCTAGGACTGGTCGTGGACGTG GGGCTTCTTTTCATGTGATATTGGATCAGTCCCAGCTTGTTGGTTGCAAGGCAGTTACTGAAG GATCGTCGAACAAGGACTGTGGTTGGGACTGGCCATCGCCGTAG
- the LOC101770312 gene encoding uncharacterized protein LOC101770312 isoform X2, which produces MGVREEFDSLRKRLLHDSPNLTMVRAFSKLIAEETRLRSMSVASMSVSHSVLAASQKFSTPKGTSSDPCKHCGKTGHSPENCFPQYLEKLAEFRACRAARTGRGRGTTPTPKGAVSVAATASVGALVSSWVLDSGASFHVILDQSQLVGCKAVTEGSSNKDCGWDWPSP; this is translated from the exons ATGGGAGTAAGGGAAGAATTTGATTCTCTTCGTAAAAGGCTGTTACATGATTCTCCTAACTTAACCATGGTACGTGCTTTCTCTAAGTTAATTGCTGAAGAGACTCGCCTTCGGTCTATGTCTGTTGCATCTATGTCAGTATCTCACAGTGTGTTGGCAGCTTCTCAGAAGTTCAGTACACCTAAAGGTACTTCTTCAGATCCTTGTAAGCACTGTGGCAAGACTGGTCATTCTCCAGAGAACTGTTTCCCTCAGTATCTAGAGAAGCTGGCTGAGTTTCGTGCTTGTCGAGCTGCTAGGACTGGTCGTGGACGTGGTACTACTCCTACTCCAAAAGGTGCAGTGTCTGTTGCTGCTACCGCTTCTGTTGGTGCGCTGGTCTCATCTTGGGTACTTGACTCAGGGGCTTCTTTTCATGTGATATTGGATCAGTCCCAGCTTGTTGGTTGCAAGGCAGTTACTGAAG GATCGTCGAACAAGGACTGTGGTTGGGACTGGCCATCGCCGTAG
- the LOC101770312 gene encoding uncharacterized protein LOC101770312 isoform X5: protein MGVREEFDSLRKRLLHDSPNLTMVRAFSKLIAEETRLRSMSVASMSVSHSVLAASQKFSTPKGTSSDPCKHCGKTGHSPENCFPQYLEKLAEFRACRAARTGRGRGTTPTPKGASFHVILDQSQLVGCKAVTEGSSNKDCGWDWPSP from the exons ATGGGAGTAAGGGAAGAATTTGATTCTCTTCGTAAAAGGCTGTTACATGATTCTCCTAACTTAACCATGGTACGTGCTTTCTCTAAGTTAATTGCTGAAGAGACTCGCCTTCGGTCTATGTCTGTTGCATCTATGTCAGTATCTCACAGTGTGTTGGCAGCTTCTCAGAAGTTCAGTACACCTAAAGGTACTTCTTCAGATCCTTGTAAGCACTGTGGCAAGACTGGTCATTCTCCAGAGAACTGTTTCCCTCAGTATCTAGAGAAGCTGGCTGAGTTTCGTGCTTGTCGAGCTGCTAGGACTGGTCGTGGACGTGGTACTACTCCTACTCCAAAAG GGGCTTCTTTTCATGTGATATTGGATCAGTCCCAGCTTGTTGGTTGCAAGGCAGTTACTGAAG GATCGTCGAACAAGGACTGTGGTTGGGACTGGCCATCGCCGTAG
- the LOC101770312 gene encoding uncharacterized protein LOC101770312 isoform X3 — MGVREEFDSLRKRLLHDSPNLTMVRAFSKLIAEETRLRSMSVASMSVSHSVLAASQKFSTPKGTSSDPCKHCGKTGHSPENCFPQYLEKLAEFRACRAARTGRGRGTTPTPKGASFHVILDQSQLVGCKAVTEGTSIQTADGSSNKDCGWDWPSP; from the exons ATGGGAGTAAGGGAAGAATTTGATTCTCTTCGTAAAAGGCTGTTACATGATTCTCCTAACTTAACCATGGTACGTGCTTTCTCTAAGTTAATTGCTGAAGAGACTCGCCTTCGGTCTATGTCTGTTGCATCTATGTCAGTATCTCACAGTGTGTTGGCAGCTTCTCAGAAGTTCAGTACACCTAAAGGTACTTCTTCAGATCCTTGTAAGCACTGTGGCAAGACTGGTCATTCTCCAGAGAACTGTTTCCCTCAGTATCTAGAGAAGCTGGCTGAGTTTCGTGCTTGTCGAGCTGCTAGGACTGGTCGTGGACGTGGTACTACTCCTACTCCAAAAG GGGCTTCTTTTCATGTGATATTGGATCAGTCCCAGCTTGTTGGTTGCAAGGCAGTTACTGAAGGTACTTCTATCCAGACAGCTGATG GATCGTCGAACAAGGACTGTGGTTGGGACTGGCCATCGCCGTAG